Sequence from the Pseudomonas sp. LS.1a genome:
GCACCTGGCAGCCGAGCTTGGCCAGCATGCCTTTGGCGACCAGTTGGTTCACCGGGTTGTCCTCCACCAGCAGGATGCGCGCGCGGCCCTGCTCCAGGGTAATGGCCGGGGTGGCCAGCGGGTGCTCGGGCTCATGGCCTTGCAAAGTGCGTCGCAGGGTCTGGTACAGGGCGTTGCGCGCCAGTGGCCGGGCCAGCTGATGCAACGGCGCCAGGGCCAGTGACTGCTCGTTGGGCAGGAAGTTGCCGTAGGCGGTCACCAGCAGGATCGGTGTTTTCAGTGCCGGGCGCAGTTCGAACAGCTGGTCCAGGCGGTCGGTGATCAGCAGGTCGATGGCAGCGGCTTCCAGCCCCGCGATGCTGTCTTGCTGCTGGTAGGTCAGGCCCCAGGCGGGCAGCTGGTCCTGCAACAGTTCGTCGAGCCCGCTGCCGGCTGCGCACACTGCAGCCACGCGCCCGTGCAACGGTGCCGGCGGGATCGCTTCGGTGTGCACCGCCAGTGGCAGCTCGGCGCTGAAGCGGCTGCCAAAGCCCGGTTCGGAATTGATATGCAGGCGGCCCTGCATGGCTTTGCACAGGTTGTGCGTCAGCGCCAGGCCCAGGCCGGTGCCGCCGTACTGGCGGGTGATGCCGGCGCCGGCCTGAGTGAACGGCTGGAAGATCCGTGCCTGGGCTTCTTCGGGGATGCCGATGCCGGTATCGCGCACCTCCAGGCGCACACCGCCGACCATGGTCGTCAGGCGCACATCCACGCGGCCGAAACGGGTGAACTTGAGGGCGTTGGACAGCAGGTTGCTGACGATCTGCCGCACCCGTGTGGGGTCGCCGAGTACGCTGCTGGGGAAGTCGCGGGCGATCAGGCAGGTCAGCTCCACGCTTTGCGCGGTGTTTTGCGACAGCAGGTTGGCGGTGTCCTCGACCATCGAGCCCATGTCGAACGGAATGCGTTCCAGCTCCAGCTGGCCGGCATCGAACTTGGACAGGTCGAGAATATCGTTGAGCAACTCCACCAGCACCTTGCCCGAGTCGTGGGCAATCGCCAGCTGCTGGCGTTGCTCGCTGGGCAGCGGGCTGTCCAGGGCAAGGGCGATCATGCCGAGCATGCCGTTGAGCGGGGTGCGGATTTCGTGGCTCATGTTGGCGAGGAAGGCGGCGCGCGCCTGGGCCATGTCCAGCGCCCGGCGGCGGGCTTCTTCCAGCTCCTGGTTGGACAGGCTCAGGCTGCTGTTGCTGGCCTTGAGCTCGTTGGTGCGCGCCGAGACGATGTCTTCCAGCTCGTTGAGGTACTGGGTCAGGCGGTTTTCCGCGGTGCGCCGTTGCTCGATCTCGGTGGCCATGCTGACGAACTGCTGGTTGGCGACCTTCACCAGCACGCCGATCTCGTCGTGTTCGTGGCCGTGCGGGCAGGCCAGGCGGGTTTGCCGGGGCTTGCGCGGGTCGCTGCCGCTGAGCGCGCCGATCACCGTCACCAGCGGCTTGGTCAGCATCATGTAGAA
This genomic interval carries:
- a CDS encoding hybrid sensor histidine kinase/response regulator — its product is MLAQRKERETGSGLMDIKFTNRLSYKQARLTVLVGFILGTLLSLIQIGIDYASEDASINREVRALLQISHNPASRIAYNIDSELALELTRGLLESPAVIRARLIDNNETVLADVERPRLQDRYRPLSDFLFGEQRQFKERLYLTHMPEEDLGTLYLEVDTFAFGSRFLDRAGITLLNGFARSLVLTGILLALFYMMLTKPLVTVIGALSGSDPRKPRQTRLACPHGHEHDEIGVLVKVANQQFVSMATEIEQRRTAENRLTQYLNELEDIVSARTNELKASNSSLSLSNQELEEARRRALDMAQARAAFLANMSHEIRTPLNGMLGMIALALDSPLPSEQRQQLAIAHDSGKVLVELLNDILDLSKFDAGQLELERIPFDMGSMVEDTANLLSQNTAQSVELTCLIARDFPSSVLGDPTRVRQIVSNLLSNALKFTRFGRVDVRLTTMVGGVRLEVRDTGIGIPEEAQARIFQPFTQAGAGITRQYGGTGLGLALTHNLCKAMQGRLHINSEPGFGSRFSAELPLAVHTEAIPPAPLHGRVAAVCAAGSGLDELLQDQLPAWGLTYQQQDSIAGLEAAAIDLLITDRLDQLFELRPALKTPILLVTAYGNFLPNEQSLALAPLHQLARPLARNALYQTLRRTLQGHEPEHPLATPAITLEQGRARILLVEDNPVNQLVAKGMLAKLGCQVQLATQGAEALELLEQDEFDLVLMDCNMPVMDGYEASRRIRQSGRWPDLPIVALTANAMPEERERCRAAGMNDYLAKPFRREELLALVDHWVPVNG